In Virgibacillus sp. NKC19-16, a single genomic region encodes these proteins:
- a CDS encoding efflux RND transporter permease subunit — protein sequence MTTGILNKRKSIVLTFVILAVVSALVQFAVTINYDMVEYLPDDAASMQAMDEMQDEFDGGMTNTRVMMKDISIQEAMAFKEELEAVDGVTEVMWLDDVIDIKTPIEMAEPDTIESYYQDGNALFSFHIEEGREVETTDAVYELIGEDNAMSGEALDTAISQQMTGEETMNAALILVPIIILILLLSTRSWIEPVFFLVAIGVSVVINLGTNIFIGEISFVTQSVAPILQLAVSLDYAIFLLHSFDDYRQEIEDPKEAMRRAMKRSFPAIAASASTTFFGFMALTFMEFGLGADLGLNLVKGILLSFISVMVFLPALTLMFYKWIDKTQHKQFMPTVYNVGKHLIKLRIPVLLIVLIVIVPAFLGQSQTNFIYGTGDHPENTRAGSDAVEINELFSTYTPMVLMVPKGDLAREEELVQDLDDFDQVASTISYVNTVGAGIPPEYLDDAQTEQFFSENYSRITLNTTTDTEGEEAFALVEDVRATAADYYGDNYHALGESVTLYDMRNIVENDNTMVNLLTVITIGLVLLVTFRSISFPVVLLLTIQAAVWINLSVPYFAGSSLVYIGYLIISTVQLAATVDYAILLTEDYTQNRKVMSTKEAIKKSLNEKIFSIGVSASILSSVGFILWATSTDPIVSSIGLLLGRGALLAFILVVLLLPALLVVFDRVIEKTTWKSNFYKGE from the coding sequence ATGACGACAGGTATATTAAATAAAAGAAAATCGATCGTCTTGACCTTTGTCATTCTGGCAGTCGTCAGTGCGTTGGTGCAATTTGCGGTAACGATCAATTATGATATGGTCGAATATCTGCCTGATGATGCCGCGTCTATGCAAGCGATGGATGAGATGCAAGATGAATTTGACGGAGGTATGACCAATACACGAGTCATGATGAAAGATATCAGCATCCAAGAGGCGATGGCATTCAAGGAAGAACTTGAAGCAGTCGATGGTGTTACGGAAGTCATGTGGCTTGATGATGTGATCGATATTAAAACACCAATTGAAATGGCTGAGCCGGATACGATTGAATCGTATTATCAAGATGGTAATGCGCTGTTTTCTTTTCATATTGAAGAAGGCAGGGAAGTAGAAACAACGGATGCGGTCTATGAGCTAATTGGTGAGGACAATGCCATGTCAGGGGAAGCCCTGGATACGGCAATATCGCAGCAAATGACAGGCGAGGAAACGATGAATGCTGCACTTATCCTCGTTCCTATTATTATTTTGATTCTTCTGTTGTCAACACGGTCATGGATCGAACCGGTATTTTTCCTAGTGGCCATTGGGGTTTCTGTGGTAATCAACCTGGGAACGAATATCTTTATTGGTGAGATTTCCTTTGTGACGCAGTCGGTGGCACCGATTCTGCAACTGGCCGTTTCGCTCGATTATGCGATATTCCTGCTTCATAGTTTTGACGATTACCGGCAGGAGATAGAAGACCCGAAAGAAGCAATGAGACGTGCAATGAAGCGGTCATTCCCGGCCATTGCAGCGAGTGCTTCAACTACCTTCTTCGGGTTTATGGCGCTAACATTTATGGAATTCGGTCTTGGTGCCGATTTAGGTTTGAACCTGGTGAAAGGAATCCTGCTTAGCTTTATCAGTGTCATGGTATTTCTCCCGGCGCTCACATTAATGTTCTATAAATGGATTGATAAAACACAGCATAAACAATTCATGCCAACTGTGTATAATGTCGGTAAGCACCTCATTAAATTACGCATCCCTGTTTTGCTGATTGTACTGATCGTAATCGTTCCGGCATTTTTGGGACAGAGTCAGACCAATTTCATTTATGGAACCGGGGATCATCCTGAGAATACACGGGCCGGCAGTGATGCAGTTGAAATCAATGAATTATTTAGTACGTATACACCAATGGTTTTGATGGTGCCAAAAGGTGATCTTGCGCGGGAAGAAGAACTCGTACAAGATTTGGATGATTTTGATCAAGTAGCAAGTACGATTTCCTACGTTAATACTGTTGGCGCAGGCATACCACCGGAATATCTCGATGATGCTCAGACGGAGCAGTTCTTTTCGGAGAACTACAGCCGGATTACATTAAATACAACAACCGATACAGAGGGCGAGGAAGCATTTGCTCTAGTGGAAGATGTAAGGGCTACTGCGGCGGACTATTATGGTGATAATTATCATGCCCTCGGTGAAAGTGTAACGTTATATGATATGAGAAATATTGTTGAGAATGATAACACGATGGTCAACCTATTGACTGTGATCACAATTGGCCTTGTCCTGCTCGTCACATTCCGGTCAATTTCATTCCCGGTCGTATTACTGTTGACGATTCAAGCAGCTGTATGGATCAATTTATCTGTACCATACTTTGCAGGTTCGTCCCTTGTGTATATAGGGTATTTGATCATCAGTACGGTGCAGCTTGCGGCAACAGTTGATTACGCGATTTTATTGACAGAAGACTATACACAAAACCGAAAAGTGATGAGTACCAAAGAAGCGATTAAAAAATCCCTTAATGAAAAGATTTTTTCGATTGGTGTTTCGGCATCTATTCTTTCCAGTGTTGGCTTTATTTTATGGGCAACCTCAACGGATCCAATCGTATCGTCTATTGGGCTCTTGCTCGGACGTGGCGCGCTACTTGCATTTATACTGGTCGTGCTCTTACTGCCGGCATTGTTGGTTGTATTTGACCGGGTCATTGAGAAAACAACTTGGAAATCAAATTTTTATAAAGGGGAGTGA
- a CDS encoding TetR/AcrR family transcriptional regulator, which translates to MNEKLDRRKKYTRKVLKDSLINLLKTKQISSITVKEICEQADINRSTFYTHYSDHFALLEQIEEEIIADLNTYLNQYNFEQEEEALQMTEKLLEYVASKYDVCQTLLNENADHSFERRVMEVARTFIIKSWMSNNEADPEFGEYASTFVVSGSIYVIKHWLANNMDQSTKQIARLINSFKVRE; encoded by the coding sequence ATGAACGAAAAACTGGATCGCCGAAAAAAATATACCCGCAAAGTCCTAAAGGATAGTTTAATCAATTTATTAAAAACCAAACAGATCTCGAGCATTACGGTTAAAGAAATTTGTGAACAGGCCGATATTAACCGTTCCACCTTCTACACCCACTACAGTGATCACTTTGCTTTACTGGAGCAAATTGAAGAAGAAATCATTGCAGATTTAAACACTTATTTAAATCAATACAATTTCGAACAGGAAGAGGAAGCGCTGCAGATGACCGAAAAACTCCTGGAGTACGTCGCCTCCAAGTATGACGTCTGCCAGACCCTCCTCAACGAAAATGCCGACCATTCATTTGAACGGCGTGTCATGGAAGTCGCCAGGACATTCATTATCAAAAGCTGGATGAGCAACAATGAAGCGGATCCGGAATTTGGTGAATATGCCAGCACCTTTGTCGTCAGTGGAAGCATTTACGTCATCAAACATTGGTTGGCGAACAATATGGATCAGTCAACGAAGCAGATCGCGCGATTAATTAATAGTTTTAAGGTTAGGGAATAA
- a CDS encoding aldehyde dehydrogenase family protein, whose amino-acid sequence MNQYQKFNQNYINGNWVDGTENKTVEMQNPYNNEVLAQVSIASLDQINEAFDGAKNAQTNWGKDAALRQEVMENAVDYFKENKEDILEILTLESGSTAVKANLEFDLTIGLMEEASTMVNKVGKFEEKSSIIPGKMNENYRLPKGVISSISPFNFPLYLSMRTIAPALALGNAVVHKADIQCGLVSGSLIAKAFEEGGVPPGVFQSLLTTPDVTGDIMFNHRAISRVSFTGSTPVGRRIGQVAGEQLKDVSLELGGNAPFCVLSDADIDKAVDAAIFGKYLHQGQICMMTNRFIVHEDVYDEFVDKFVARSKDVKYGDPRDSDVVVGPLINEKQIEKSLDNIQKAKKAGYDILLEGEQIGNILTPTVIGNVDNNSELAQTEMFSPIALISKASSNDDLIAKANHTEYGLSSSIFSRDEEKAREYALNLTFGMTHINDQPVNDEPTAMFGGMNQSGIGRFGSPYIIEEFTEGKWISVQKQAREFPF is encoded by the coding sequence ATGAATCAATATCAGAAGTTTAATCAAAATTACATTAACGGCAATTGGGTTGATGGAACCGAAAATAAAACTGTAGAGATGCAAAACCCCTACAACAATGAAGTTCTGGCTCAAGTCAGCATCGCTTCCCTTGATCAGATAAACGAGGCATTTGATGGGGCGAAAAATGCCCAAACTAACTGGGGAAAAGATGCAGCATTACGCCAAGAGGTCATGGAAAATGCCGTCGACTATTTCAAAGAGAATAAAGAAGATATCTTAGAAATTCTAACCCTTGAATCAGGCAGCACAGCCGTCAAAGCCAATCTGGAATTTGACTTAACTATAGGCTTAATGGAAGAAGCCTCCACAATGGTCAATAAAGTCGGCAAATTTGAAGAGAAATCATCAATCATCCCGGGTAAAATGAATGAAAACTATCGCCTGCCAAAAGGCGTTATCTCTTCAATCTCACCATTTAACTTCCCACTCTACTTATCGATGCGTACGATTGCACCAGCACTGGCACTTGGTAATGCCGTTGTCCATAAAGCCGATATTCAATGCGGTCTTGTATCCGGTTCACTGATTGCCAAGGCATTTGAAGAAGGTGGTGTACCACCCGGCGTCTTTCAATCACTGTTAACAACACCTGATGTGACGGGTGATATCATGTTCAATCACAGAGCGATAAGCCGTGTCAGCTTCACTGGATCAACACCGGTTGGGCGCCGGATTGGACAAGTAGCCGGTGAACAGCTGAAAGATGTATCATTGGAGCTTGGCGGCAATGCTCCATTCTGTGTCTTAAGCGATGCCGATATCGACAAAGCTGTAGATGCCGCAATATTTGGTAAATACTTGCACCAGGGCCAAATTTGCATGATGACCAATCGCTTTATTGTGCATGAAGATGTATATGATGAATTTGTAGATAAATTTGTTGCCCGCTCCAAAGACGTGAAGTATGGCGACCCTCGTGACTCTGATGTGGTCGTCGGACCGCTCATTAACGAAAAACAGATCGAAAAGTCACTTGATAACATTCAAAAAGCAAAAAAAGCTGGATACGACATCCTACTGGAAGGTGAGCAGATTGGCAATATTTTAACGCCAACAGTCATTGGCAATGTAGATAATAACAGTGAACTGGCTCAGACGGAAATGTTTTCACCGATTGCATTGATCTCGAAAGCTTCATCCAACGATGATCTTATTGCCAAAGCCAATCACACCGAGTACGGCTTAAGTTCTTCCATATTTTCCAGGGACGAAGAAAAAGCACGAGAATATGCTCTCAACCTGACATTTGGCATGACCCACATTAATGATCAGCCGGTCAACGATGAACCAACTGCGATGTTTGGAGGTATGAACCAAAGCGGCATCGGGCGCTTTGGCAGCCCGTATATCATCGAAGAATTCACAGAAGGCAAATGGATTTCTGTGCAGAAGCAAGCGCGTGAATTTCCATTTTGA
- a CDS encoding flagellar protein FliT: protein MNRLESLYDITIQLKNVLDQDIIAKNRGSVIEKVNELIEKRGQLMVDLTEPYTEEEKRLGQQLVPLNEGIQASMNQLFNHLKAEMKQVKKQKKSNRTYTNPYESVQAMDGMFMDSKK from the coding sequence ATGAATCGCCTGGAATCGCTTTACGATATAACCATACAGTTAAAAAATGTACTAGATCAGGATATAATTGCCAAAAATCGAGGGAGTGTCATCGAAAAGGTAAATGAATTGATAGAAAAAAGAGGACAGCTAATGGTTGATTTGACAGAACCATACACGGAAGAAGAAAAACGACTGGGCCAACAGCTCGTTCCATTAAATGAAGGCATTCAAGCATCTATGAATCAATTATTCAACCATTTAAAAGCCGAAATGAAACAAGTTAAAAAGCAAAAAAAATCAAATCGTACGTATACAAACCCCTATGAAAGTGTACAGGCGATGGATGGGATGTTTATGGATAGTAAAAAGTAG
- the fliS gene encoding flagellar export chaperone FliS, with protein sequence MATNKSYQVYKDNAVNTASGGELTLMLYNGCIKFIKQAIKNLNETNYEAKNTNIQKAQNIIQELMLTLDTNVEISKQMLPLYDYINYQLKEGNIKNEVALLEEALQFVMEFRDTWKEVILKTRQNQFKQGAHI encoded by the coding sequence ATGGCAACAAACAAATCCTATCAAGTATATAAGGACAATGCTGTTAACACGGCATCTGGAGGGGAACTGACGTTAATGCTGTATAATGGATGTATTAAGTTTATTAAACAGGCTATCAAAAACTTGAATGAAACTAATTATGAGGCAAAAAACACAAACATCCAAAAAGCGCAAAATATTATTCAGGAATTAATGCTCACCTTAGATACTAACGTGGAAATTTCAAAACAAATGCTGCCACTATATGATTACATAAACTATCAGCTTAAAGAAGGAAATATAAAAAATGAGGTAGCACTGCTGGAGGAAGCTTTGCAGTTTGTAATGGAATTCAGAGATACGTGGAAAGAAGTTATTTTAAAAACAAGGCAAAACCAATTTAAACAAGGTGCTCACATATAA
- a CDS encoding flagellar hook-associated protein 2 yields the protein MRIGGLASGMDIDSLVNQLMAAERIPLNKMQQDKTLQEWERDGFRDVNKKLLELDNMMLDMKLSHTYNPKTVNSSMEDAVTATGNSSASNGTYDIKVNQLASSAINVSQDALAIDPKESLTEQGIEPQAFEFFTFDEDGKEQHEYEIKEGDTLEDVLSTITNDDNHVRAFFDEQSQKVVMETTRPGNYNQSDEFLGAEIGFDRQTNSSFITDVLQIKNGRQDEFGNWHKVETGGENAKFTYNGALEIESEENNYTLNGVNFEFKNTTGDTSAKLTVNNDVDAAFDSIMEFVDKYNEVVETLNETQQEEKFRDYPPLTDEQKEEMSEREIELWEERAMSGILRGESAISGGLFSMRQSWYSNVDTGGEITSLTQIGITTTSDYLDGGKLEVDEDELKKALREDPDGVQALFSNDVEGVSRGLVNRLEDAVEQTMGRIEARAGNGMDTLENYTLGKRLKDMDDRISAFEDRLTRIETRYWNEFGQMEQAISRMNQQSMMLMNQFGGGSA from the coding sequence ATGCGAATTGGCGGCTTAGCAAGCGGAATGGATATTGATTCCCTTGTCAATCAATTAATGGCTGCTGAACGGATACCACTTAATAAAATGCAACAGGATAAAACACTCCAGGAGTGGGAACGGGATGGCTTTCGAGATGTTAATAAAAAATTGCTGGAACTGGATAATATGATGCTGGATATGAAATTGAGCCATACATATAATCCAAAAACAGTCAATTCATCCATGGAAGATGCCGTAACAGCAACCGGCAATTCAAGTGCCTCGAATGGTACGTATGATATTAAAGTAAATCAGTTGGCGAGTTCGGCGATAAATGTGAGTCAGGACGCGTTAGCTATTGACCCTAAAGAAAGTCTGACTGAACAAGGAATTGAACCTCAGGCGTTTGAATTTTTCACATTTGATGAAGATGGCAAGGAACAACACGAATATGAGATTAAAGAAGGTGATACATTAGAGGATGTTCTATCAACTATCACCAACGATGATAACCATGTTCGAGCTTTTTTTGATGAGCAATCTCAAAAGGTAGTCATGGAAACGACGAGACCAGGAAATTATAATCAATCGGATGAATTTCTTGGTGCGGAAATTGGTTTTGATAGGCAAACGAACTCATCGTTTATTACAGACGTACTTCAAATAAAAAATGGTAGACAAGATGAATTCGGCAATTGGCATAAGGTAGAAACAGGCGGTGAAAATGCAAAATTCACCTATAACGGCGCTTTGGAGATAGAATCAGAGGAAAATAATTATACACTCAACGGTGTGAATTTCGAATTTAAAAATACAACTGGAGACACAAGCGCAAAACTAACTGTTAACAATGATGTAGATGCTGCTTTTGACTCCATTATGGAATTTGTTGATAAGTACAATGAAGTAGTGGAGACGTTAAATGAAACACAACAGGAAGAAAAGTTCCGGGATTATCCACCGTTAACCGATGAACAGAAAGAGGAAATGTCAGAGAGAGAGATTGAACTTTGGGAAGAAAGGGCAATGAGCGGAATACTTAGAGGTGAATCGGCTATTTCAGGCGGCTTATTTTCCATGCGTCAAAGTTGGTATTCGAATGTGGATACGGGTGGAGAAATTACATCGTTAACCCAAATTGGCATTACGACCACTTCTGACTACCTGGATGGCGGAAAACTTGAAGTTGATGAAGATGAGCTAAAAAAAGCCCTTCGAGAGGATCCGGACGGGGTTCAAGCTCTATTTTCCAATGATGTAGAAGGCGTGAGTCGAGGTTTGGTCAATCGCTTAGAAGATGCAGTCGAACAGACAATGGGGCGAATCGAAGCACGTGCGGGTAACGGTATGGATACGCTTGAAAATTACACATTAGGTAAACGTCTTAAGGACATGGATGATCGTATCAGTGCTTTTGAAGATCGATTGACCCGGATAGAAACACGGTACTGGAATGAATTTGGACAAATGGAACAAGCGATTTCAAGAATGAATCAGCAATCAATGATGTTAATGAACCAATTCGGTGGCGGATCAGCATAA
- the csrA gene encoding carbon storage regulator CsrA, with the protein MLVLTRKQNESIQVGDDIEIKILGVEGDQIKLGIEAPKSVDIYRKEIYLDIQEQNSEAAHISSDLLSLLKNNR; encoded by the coding sequence ATGCTTGTTTTAACGCGAAAACAAAATGAATCTATTCAGGTTGGTGATGATATTGAAATAAAGATCTTGGGAGTTGAAGGAGATCAAATAAAGCTTGGAATTGAGGCGCCTAAATCTGTTGACATATATCGCAAAGAAATCTATCTGGATATCCAAGAACAAAATAGTGAAGCTGCGCACATATCATCTGACTTACTTTCACTTCTAAAAAATAATAGGTAA
- the fliW gene encoding flagellar assembly protein FliW, translated as MHIHTKYLGEMEIEDQKVIHFSAGLPGFIEESEFVLLDLPDNPIFQVLQSIRNVNTAFIVTDPYHFYQDYSFELEDSLLDSLHIQSEKDVIVLTIVTLKDPLHTSTLNLKAPVIINPASKKGKQYIINRDEIPAQAPIVPDDFVKVEGE; from the coding sequence ATGCATATACACACCAAATACCTAGGTGAAATGGAAATAGAAGATCAAAAAGTAATACACTTTTCAGCGGGTCTTCCCGGCTTCATCGAAGAATCTGAATTTGTTTTACTCGATCTTCCGGATAATCCGATTTTTCAAGTTTTACAATCGATTCGAAACGTAAATACAGCATTTATTGTGACGGACCCATATCACTTTTATCAGGATTATTCATTTGAGCTAGAGGATTCTTTATTAGACAGCCTACATATTCAAAGCGAGAAGGATGTTATCGTATTAACGATTGTTACGTTAAAAGATCCACTTCATACGAGTACATTGAATTTAAAAGCGCCTGTGATCATCAATCCTGCCAGTAAGAAGGGTAAGCAATACATCATAAACAGGGATGAGATTCCTGCACAAGCTCCCATTGTTCCTGACGATTTTGTAAAAGTGGAAGGAGAATAA
- the flgL gene encoding flagellar hook-associated protein FlgL, whose protein sequence is MRVTQGMLSNNMMQHISSSNAKLSTYMNQLSTGKKINLPSDDPIIAMNGMNYRSQLTQIEQFQRNTNEVHTWMDNSDAALNQATQSMQKLRELAVQASNDTYGADERQNIKEEAEEIKAHLIDIANTNVGGKYIFNGTNTNALPIDEDGNLSLTNDPVMIEVSGGTKLQANVDPESVFNEELFNDIDSFIDALGGNDQATIEQSVESMDENITNTINARADLGARMNRLELIENRLSEQEIVATKTMSENEDINYAEVITQLITQESVHRAALSAGSRIIQPTLMDFLR, encoded by the coding sequence ATGCGCGTTACACAAGGAATGCTATCCAATAATATGATGCAACATATTTCAAGTAGTAATGCAAAGTTGAGTACATATATGAATCAGTTAAGCACCGGTAAGAAGATTAACCTTCCTTCTGATGATCCAATAATTGCAATGAACGGGATGAACTATCGTTCGCAATTAACCCAAATCGAACAGTTCCAGCGCAATACCAATGAAGTTCATACATGGATGGATAATTCAGATGCCGCATTAAATCAAGCAACACAGTCCATGCAGAAATTACGTGAATTAGCTGTACAAGCAAGTAATGATACGTATGGCGCAGACGAACGGCAAAACATAAAAGAAGAAGCAGAAGAGATTAAAGCGCATCTCATCGATATTGCGAATACAAATGTGGGCGGAAAATATATTTTTAATGGAACAAATACTAATGCATTGCCGATCGATGAGGATGGAAATCTTTCCCTAACGAATGATCCAGTCATGATCGAAGTTTCGGGTGGTACGAAGCTTCAGGCAAATGTTGACCCTGAAAGTGTTTTTAATGAAGAATTATTTAACGATATTGATAGCTTTATAGATGCATTAGGTGGTAATGATCAAGCAACAATTGAGCAGAGCGTTGAGTCAATGGATGAAAATATTACAAATACCATCAATGCAAGAGCTGATTTAGGTGCACGGATGAACCGCCTTGAATTAATTGAAAATCGATTAAGTGAACAGGAAATTGTTGCTACGAAAACGATGTCGGAAAACGAAGATATAAACTATGCTGAAGTGATAACGCAACTCATTACACAAGAGAGTGTACATCGTGCTGCATTATCAGCTGGTTCGCGGATCATTCAACCGACGTTAATGGATTTTCTGCGCTGA
- the flgK gene encoding flagellar hook-associated protein FlgK has translation MSTFHGLEMARQALSTQQSALYTTGHNIANANTEGYSRQRVNFETASPYPAASRNHPEIPGQMGTGVQVGSVQRIRNEFLDNQYRAENSNTGYWETKANALGRMERLMNEPSENGLSSTMDQFWQSLQDLSVTPENAGARSVVAQRGLAVAENFNYLSESLTSIHSDLQNQMDVKVQEANILLHQINSINEQVKQIESHGNVANDLYDKRDRLIDDLSNSFNIKVSYSKSSSSSLDIADGLATIELVNDNGKSFREPVILLDGNLGLEAGEGSKVNELAVSESGKVTAGGQTIDIMESKGSLKGLIESSNMYTEMLTGLDDMASVFAEAFNSVHSEGYNLEGNNGLQFFEFTGDAGAAGSITVSLDLINNPEKIAASTDGNAGNGDNATALADIFNKALENDPLGNDNSVNGFYQSLIGELGVNAQEANRMVDNTNILKNQVVNQRMSVSAVSLDEEMSNMIKFQHAYNAAARSMTQTDELLDTIINNMGLVGR, from the coding sequence ATGAGTACATTTCACGGGTTAGAAATGGCGAGGCAAGCCCTATCCACACAACAATCGGCATTGTATACGACTGGCCATAATATAGCCAATGCGAATACGGAAGGTTATTCGAGACAACGAGTCAATTTTGAAACAGCCTCTCCGTATCCTGCTGCATCACGGAACCATCCGGAAATCCCTGGCCAGATGGGGACCGGGGTACAAGTAGGTTCAGTTCAGCGCATTCGAAATGAATTTCTGGATAACCAGTACCGTGCGGAAAATAGTAATACGGGATACTGGGAAACTAAGGCGAATGCACTTGGCCGTATGGAACGTTTAATGAATGAGCCGTCAGAGAATGGCCTGTCCAGTACGATGGATCAATTCTGGCAGTCACTTCAGGATCTTTCCGTCACCCCGGAAAACGCGGGGGCAAGATCTGTAGTTGCACAGAGAGGACTTGCGGTTGCAGAAAACTTTAATTACCTATCTGAATCACTAACCTCTATTCATTCCGATTTACAAAACCAAATGGATGTGAAGGTACAAGAAGCAAACATTTTATTACATCAGATAAACAGTATTAATGAACAGGTAAAACAAATTGAGTCACATGGTAATGTAGCAAATGATTTATATGATAAGCGTGATCGTTTGATTGATGACTTATCAAATAGCTTTAACATTAAGGTTAGTTATTCGAAAAGTTCGTCCAGCTCACTTGATATTGCTGATGGCCTTGCAACAATTGAATTGGTCAATGATAATGGGAAATCGTTTCGTGAACCGGTGATTTTGCTTGATGGAAACCTTGGCCTTGAAGCAGGTGAAGGTAGTAAAGTGAATGAGCTGGCAGTTAGTGAATCAGGTAAAGTTACTGCAGGCGGGCAGACAATAGACATCATGGAGTCCAAAGGTTCGTTGAAAGGGCTTATAGAATCATCAAACATGTATACAGAGATGCTTACAGGTTTGGATGATATGGCTAGTGTTTTTGCAGAAGCATTTAACAGCGTTCACAGCGAAGGCTATAATTTGGAAGGAAATAATGGTCTACAGTTCTTTGAATTTACAGGCGATGCAGGTGCAGCCGGATCTATTACTGTATCACTAGATCTTATAAATAACCCTGAAAAAATAGCTGCCAGCACAGATGGGAATGCTGGTAATGGTGATAATGCCACTGCGTTAGCTGACATTTTTAATAAGGCATTAGAGAATGATCCATTAGGAAATGATAATTCTGTAAATGGCTTTTATCAGTCATTGATAGGAGAATTAGGGGTTAACGCACAAGAGGCGAATCGTATGGTGGATAATACTAATATTCTCAAAAACCAAGTAGTGAATCAGCGTATGTCAGTGAGTGCTGTTTCACTGGATGAGGAAATGAGCAATATGATTAAATTTCAGCATGCGTATAATGCTGCAGCTAGAAGTATGACGCAGACGGATGAGCTCCTAGATACAATTATAAATAATATGGGATTAGTCGGGAGGTAG
- a CDS encoding flagellar protein FlgN — MSINQIIKTLENLVAIHEDLVSLSREKTKVVKEGSVEKLQSLLVKERKQIRTFEKVEKTRQEAVEAWFFENELPLTDTTITHMLEIISDEDEKQELTAVTTKLTELITTLKQQEQLNESLLNQSMKFVQLSLDMMNPSIKNMNYGNSKQESVTMKRSVFDSKA; from the coding sequence TTGTCCATAAACCAAATAATAAAGACACTTGAGAATCTAGTGGCAATCCACGAAGACTTAGTAAGCCTTTCCAGAGAGAAAACGAAGGTCGTGAAGGAAGGCTCTGTTGAAAAGCTGCAGTCCTTATTAGTAAAAGAGCGAAAACAAATTAGGACGTTTGAAAAGGTAGAAAAGACTCGCCAGGAAGCTGTTGAAGCATGGTTTTTTGAAAATGAACTTCCACTTACGGATACAACCATAACACATATGCTGGAAATCATAAGCGATGAAGATGAAAAACAGGAGCTGACAGCTGTTACGACTAAGCTGACTGAATTGATTACAACGTTAAAACAGCAAGAGCAACTTAATGAATCCTTATTAAATCAATCTATGAAATTCGTCCAGTTATCCTTAGATATGATGAATCCATCAATAAAAAATATGAATTACGGAAATAGCAAGCAAGAATCAGTTACTATGAAAAGGTCAGTATTTGATTCAAAGGCATAA
- the flgM gene encoding flagellar biosynthesis anti-sigma factor FlgM yields MKINGSNHTNFNPYKNNQIQKQAEIKNDSNKKDQVEISSQAKQLLESEKTNAQRDSYVQEIKNQVESGEYKVNHEKTAQKMIDFWSR; encoded by the coding sequence ATGAAAATAAATGGTTCTAACCATACAAATTTCAATCCTTATAAAAATAACCAGATACAGAAACAAGCTGAGATAAAAAATGATTCAAATAAAAAAGATCAAGTTGAAATATCCAGTCAAGCGAAGCAATTACTGGAAAGTGAAAAGACAAATGCGCAGCGGGACTCCTATGTGCAGGAAATTAAAAATCAAGTGGAGTCTGGTGAATACAAGGTAAATCATGAGAAAACAGCACAAAAAATGATTGATTTCTGGTCACGGTAG